The sequence below is a genomic window from Silene latifolia isolate original U9 population chromosome 7, ASM4854445v1, whole genome shotgun sequence.
ACAAATctgaaaatattcaaaaaatgAAATGTGGTGAGGCGGGAATGTGGGGAATCTGGGACGGCTGAGACAAGAAGGAGAAGAAAGGGGAATAGGAGGTAGAACAAAGGTGGCGGTGGAGGGAGTGGAGGTCGGCGTGGATGGGGTTGTCGGGGCGGCGGCAGGAGGGGCGCCGAGGAAAAAGGAATAGGAGGGAGAAGAAAGGTGGCGGTGGAGGGAGTGGAGGTCGGCGTGGATGGGGTTGTCGGGGTGGCGGCAGGAGGGGCGCCGAAGAAAGGGGAATAGGAGGGAGAAGAAATGTGGCGGTGGAGGGAGTGGAGGTCGGCGTGGATGGGGTTGTCGGTGTGTCGGCTGGTGGTGGCAGTGAtagtgtggtggtggtgtcgggtggtggtggggtggtggtgggtcgggtgtggtggagtgatttttgtggtttttttttgttttattttagtttgggtttttttttatcaacttggttttttttttttttgtttagagagggtgggagaaaatgagagagaaagagtgaatgtgagaaatgagagaggatgagtgaatgaggaagtgagttgggagattagaatggtggaagagttgtacaaaattaggtagagttatacacaattagggaaggagattagggagggagaattgtgacccttcaatgagatgtaatctcatccctccattccttccatccaagggctcttataaggacttagggccttatatggtatgAAGACCTTATAAGTtaaccctctctctctctctctctctctctctctctctatatatatatatatatatatatatatatatatatatatatatatatatatatatttaataaGGGAGTGTTGTACAGTTTTTAGAATAAAAGGCAATGTTTCACAAATATCGTTATATAAAAGGAAGTGTATGACAAATTATCCTATAATAAAAgagtaagtcttgcttaaaacgggtcggattttaagacgggttgttgtgtgagaggaaatgggtagaggggacaaaggtgggacctcccatgtgcttctccactcaccctaaatgggtattttgtgaaagaatatggtatccgtcttattaataagacggataccttggtctgaaataagaattggggATAATAAAAGGGCATTTATATCCCATACCAATTACCACACACACAAAGACGACTGAAATGAAGAAGACAGATAACAAAACATTAGGACATCTCACCAGCATAGTGGCCCTCGCATCTATAATTAACCTTGAGATTTTAATGTCTTGTCGTCCGCCTAGCATCGTTGACTGACTAATCACACTACAACTGCTGCAAGTCCGTTGACTCACTTGACCCACTCATCATAACATTCCCTTCCAAACTAATTATCATTATCATCTTCATACAAGTattttattaacaaaaaaaatgaataCCTTCACCATTTCAAAACTTAATTATTCCCTTGTCTTCTTCTTAGAGATTGCTAGGACTTGTTATGCTGATATTGGAACCGCAACCCAATATAGCTCCCCCTATATTCGTAAGTcatttcttattttaattattccgACATCATTGAAACTATCCTTGTCTGAATGAATATATGCTGCTATTTTGGTTGATTGTCAGCAACTGAATGCTACGGGGATGATACAACAAACTTTCCGGCAAACAACTTTTTTGCAGCGGCCGGGGACGGAATATGGGACAACGGGGCAGCATGTGGGAGACAATACGTGATACAGTGCATAAGTGTGGCCAACCCGTTTAGTTGCCTAAACCAGGGCTCCACAATTCAAGT
It includes:
- the LOC141592327 gene encoding EG45-like domain containing protein; the encoded protein is MNTFTISKLNYSLVFFLEIARTCYADIGTATQYSSPYIPTECYGDDTTNFPANNFFAAAGDGIWDNGAACGRQYVIQCISVANPFSCLNQGSTIQVKIVDYANTAVSRPVITSGTTVYLSDVAFKALVNDSSESTTTAAAPSINIVLIQVD